Proteins co-encoded in one Funiculus sociatus GB2-C1 genomic window:
- a CDS encoding pre-16S rRNA-processing nuclease YqgF encodes MILGFDPGRDKCGVAVMGLDLTLHYHQVVPAPEAIAIIKNLCEQFAIATLVMGDQTTAKTWKKKLQTELPASLPIVMVDERYSTLEARDRYWEMYPPKGLSSLIPKGLREPPRPIDDIVAILLIERYLKTQTTNN; translated from the coding sequence ATGATTTTAGGTTTCGATCCGGGGCGCGATAAGTGTGGTGTAGCCGTGATGGGACTTGACCTGACACTGCATTATCATCAGGTGGTGCCAGCACCAGAAGCGATCGCAATCATTAAAAACTTGTGCGAACAATTCGCGATCGCTACTCTGGTAATGGGCGATCAAACTACAGCCAAAACCTGGAAAAAGAAACTTCAGACAGAATTACCCGCATCGTTGCCGATAGTCATGGTAGATGAGCGCTACAGCACTCTAGAAGCACGCGATCGCTACTGGGAAATGTATCCCCCAAAAGGTCTTTCTAGCCTCATCCCCAAAGGATTGCGCGAACCACCCCGACCAATTGATGATATTGTCGCCATCCTCCTCATCGAAAGATACCTAAAGACACAAACAACTAACAACTAA
- a CDS encoding DUF3146 family protein — MSSKRLPQTTAYVRITQLSWQQGFLKGEVTAAEYEWQFHWCFRQGELSVSPSLGRALILEPLGRFLEQKDYQLEPGGDYAFTIRAEL, encoded by the coding sequence GTGAGTTCTAAACGTTTACCTCAAACCACTGCCTACGTCCGAATTACCCAATTGTCCTGGCAACAGGGCTTTCTGAAAGGGGAAGTTACAGCGGCGGAGTATGAGTGGCAGTTCCATTGGTGTTTCCGACAAGGGGAGTTGTCGGTCTCACCTTCTTTGGGACGCGCCTTGATTCTGGAACCCTTGGGGCGGTTTTTAGAGCAGAAGGATTATCAGTTGGAGCCTGGGGGAGACTATGCCTTTACTATCAGGGCAGAACTTTAG
- a CDS encoding DUF697 domain-containing protein encodes MNYSALDQELDSAIFSFDDIQAELNYKKAQNALRDLVGNLDLTPQERAGLESEIEDLATMLDKLDRSLVQIAAFGMVGRGKSSVLNALLGKNVFETGPLHGVTRTHQDASWQLENEPEAQSNAEVLRVTLPSLGNSQIQLIDTPGIDEVDGETRETLARQVARQADLLLFIISGDMTKVEFEALSQLREVGKPMLLVFNKIDQYPDADRIAIYHKIRDERVRELLSPDEIVMVAASPLVAQAVRRPDGTRTVQRQPGTPQVMDLKLKILEILHREGKSLVALNTMLYADDVNEQLVQRKMQIRDDCANQIIWKSVMAKAIAIALNPLTVVDLLSGAIIDVAMILTLSKLYGIPMTQTGAVGLLQKIALTMGGISASELLANLGLSSLKSLLGISAPMTGGASLAPYLSVALTQAGVAGVSCYGIGQVTKTYLLNGASWGPDGPKAVVTRILTSLDETSILNRIKHELSAKLFS; translated from the coding sequence TTGAACTACAGCGCTTTGGATCAAGAATTAGACAGCGCCATTTTCAGCTTTGATGATATCCAGGCAGAACTGAACTACAAAAAGGCGCAAAACGCCCTGCGAGACTTGGTAGGCAATTTGGATCTTACTCCCCAAGAACGGGCAGGACTGGAGTCCGAAATTGAGGACTTGGCAACGATGCTGGACAAGTTAGATCGGTCACTCGTCCAAATTGCCGCCTTTGGCATGGTGGGAAGGGGCAAATCTTCCGTACTCAATGCTTTATTGGGTAAGAACGTGTTTGAAACCGGGCCGCTTCATGGTGTCACCCGCACCCATCAAGATGCTAGCTGGCAACTGGAAAATGAGCCTGAAGCACAAAGTAATGCCGAAGTTTTGCGAGTTACGCTGCCAAGTCTGGGCAATTCCCAGATTCAGCTGATTGACACTCCGGGGATTGACGAAGTAGACGGAGAAACCCGCGAAACCTTAGCGCGACAAGTTGCCCGACAGGCAGATTTGCTGCTATTTATCATTTCCGGCGACATGACTAAGGTGGAATTTGAGGCGCTGTCGCAACTGCGGGAAGTTGGTAAACCGATGTTGCTGGTTTTTAACAAAATTGACCAGTATCCGGATGCCGACCGGATAGCAATTTACCACAAAATTCGGGATGAGCGGGTGCGAGAATTGCTATCACCGGATGAAATTGTCATGGTGGCGGCGTCGCCTCTGGTGGCGCAAGCTGTGCGCCGTCCTGACGGAACTAGAACCGTGCAGCGACAGCCGGGAACGCCACAAGTTATGGATTTGAAGCTGAAAATCCTCGAAATTTTGCACCGGGAAGGTAAATCGCTGGTAGCTCTTAATACTATGTTGTATGCCGATGATGTGAATGAGCAGCTGGTGCAGCGTAAGATGCAAATTCGAGATGATTGTGCCAATCAGATTATCTGGAAATCGGTGATGGCGAAGGCAATAGCGATCGCTCTCAACCCACTAACGGTAGTTGACCTCCTCTCTGGTGCAATCATTGATGTGGCAATGATTCTCACTCTATCCAAACTCTACGGTATTCCCATGACTCAAACTGGTGCTGTGGGATTGCTGCAAAAAATTGCCCTGACTATGGGCGGGATTAGTGCCAGCGAATTGCTGGCCAACCTCGGACTCAGTTCACTCAAAAGTTTGTTGGGTATCTCTGCACCTATGACCGGAGGCGCATCTTTAGCTCCCTATCTCTCAGTGGCGTTAACTCAAGCTGGTGTCGCTGGTGTCTCTTGTTATGGCATCGGACAAGTTACTAAAACTTACCTCCTCAATGGTGCTTCCTGGGGGCCAGATGGCCCGAAAGCCGTTGTGACTCGCATTCTCACTTCCCTGGATGAAACTTCAATTTTGAATCGGATTAAGCATGAGTTGAGCGCCAAGTTATTTAGTTGA
- a CDS encoding glycoside hydrolase family 13 protein, producing the protein MQIQTPDWVKHAVFYQIFPDRFAKTKHPHKRLLKDTRWEDWHEVPTLQGYKGGDLWGVMEQLDYLQDLGINAVYFTPIFQSASNHRYHTHDYYQVDPMLGGNGAFRELLEAAHERNIKVVLDGVFNHSSRGFFFFHDVLENGPHSPWVDWFKIEGWPLSAYDGNFPANYEGWDGNRALPVFNHENPEVREYIMEIAEYWIKFGIDGWRLDVPFEIKAQGFWQEFRDRVKALNPEAYIVGEVWGDSREWLDGTQFDGVMNYLFAAPTIAFAAGDRVDIEQVKDRSYHPYPPLFAQEYAEKIQQLLDFYPWDIQLTQLNLLASHDTARLLSIAGGDKESVQLATLLLLTYPGAPSIYYGDEVGLPGKLDPDSRRGFPMEAHWERDVLDYHKQLIALRHQYPALRTGDYKVLFAEGTVYVFVRTLGDEEIIVAVNVGTAPAEHVRVEAALKSKPSKLLYGTAEVSWSVEGESKLQLNLPSRSGCILG; encoded by the coding sequence ATGCAGATACAGACGCCGGATTGGGTTAAGCACGCGGTTTTTTATCAGATTTTTCCGGATCGCTTTGCTAAAACTAAGCATCCTCACAAGCGGCTTTTGAAGGATACCCGGTGGGAAGATTGGCACGAGGTGCCGACGCTTCAAGGGTATAAGGGCGGGGATTTGTGGGGCGTGATGGAACAGCTGGATTACTTGCAGGATTTGGGGATTAATGCAGTTTATTTTACCCCCATTTTTCAATCGGCTAGTAATCACCGCTATCACACTCACGACTATTATCAGGTCGATCCGATGTTGGGGGGGAATGGCGCTTTTCGGGAGTTGCTGGAAGCTGCCCACGAACGCAATATTAAAGTTGTGCTGGATGGGGTGTTTAATCACTCTAGTCGCGGATTTTTCTTTTTCCACGATGTTCTGGAAAATGGCCCCCATTCGCCTTGGGTGGATTGGTTCAAGATTGAAGGCTGGCCTTTATCGGCGTATGACGGCAATTTTCCGGCGAATTATGAGGGTTGGGATGGAAATCGGGCGCTGCCAGTATTCAACCATGAAAATCCTGAAGTGCGGGAATATATTATGGAGATTGCCGAATATTGGATTAAATTCGGCATTGATGGCTGGCGCTTGGATGTGCCGTTTGAGATTAAGGCTCAAGGATTTTGGCAGGAATTTCGCGATCGCGTGAAAGCCCTCAACCCAGAAGCTTATATCGTGGGGGAAGTCTGGGGAGATTCTCGCGAGTGGCTGGATGGGACTCAGTTTGACGGGGTGATGAACTATCTCTTTGCTGCGCCGACTATTGCTTTTGCCGCAGGCGATCGCGTAGACATTGAACAAGTGAAAGATCGTTCCTACCATCCCTACCCGCCCCTCTTTGCACAAGAGTATGCCGAAAAAATCCAGCAATTGTTGGATTTTTACCCCTGGGATATTCAACTGACTCAGTTGAATTTGCTAGCTAGTCACGATACTGCACGGCTGCTTTCCATTGCTGGCGGCGACAAGGAGAGTGTTCAACTAGCAACATTGCTGCTATTGACTTATCCCGGTGCGCCCAGCATCTACTATGGCGATGAAGTGGGATTACCAGGAAAACTCGATCCGGACTCGCGCCGAGGGTTCCCAATGGAAGCCCACTGGGAGCGTGATGTTTTAGATTATCACAAGCAATTAATCGCCCTGCGTCACCAATACCCTGCCTTGCGTACAGGTGATTACAAAGTTCTGTTTGCAGAAGGGACAGTTTATGTCTTTGTTCGGACTTTGGGAGATGAGGAGATAATTGTTGCTGTTAACGTTGGTACTGCACCCGCAGAACACGTAAGGGTTGAGGCGGCATTAAAATCCAAACCTAGTAAGTTATTGTATGGCACAGCTGAGGTGTCTTGGAGCGTTGAGGGAGAATCCAAACTACAGTTGAATTTGCCGTCGCGTAGTGGCTGCATACTTGGTTGA
- a CDS encoding CU044_2847 family protein: MSEVQRLLIEEDGQNYEIYVESKSSPMMSPSAASDDYDPNQSMGFREDAVVKMQQARQMIRGYAMYALSAFKDFGAAEIEEVTLKFGIKMGGSAGIPYITEGKAESNLEIEVKCKFPDKSKPGL; the protein is encoded by the coding sequence ATGTCAGAAGTGCAACGTCTGCTTATAGAAGAGGATGGTCAAAACTATGAAATCTACGTCGAGTCGAAGTCAAGTCCGATGATGTCCCCTTCAGCCGCGTCGGATGACTACGATCCCAATCAATCGATGGGCTTTCGGGAAGATGCTGTGGTGAAGATGCAGCAAGCGCGTCAGATGATTCGCGGCTATGCTATGTATGCCCTGAGTGCGTTTAAAGATTTTGGTGCTGCTGAAATTGAGGAGGTAACGCTGAAATTTGGCATTAAGATGGGCGGTTCAGCTGGCATTCCTTACATTACTGAAGGTAAGGCTGAGAGCAATTTAGAAATTGAGGTGAAGTGCAAGTTTCCCGATAAATCAAAACCAGGTTTATAG
- a CDS encoding caspase family protein yields MARYALVIGISEYQSSNLLRLPKTVTDAEAVVQILKQYGDFQMVKRLPERWNQQNNDYEIGTKAVTGNELGQALRTFLLEQAYRSDALIYFSGHGITVSDNLGRTKGYLATSDCVLETDGKRIVGQQHGIALDSLNELIRAAELSSLVLLLDCCHGGYFLERQLVEQTLTAFSSQKDYYVITACRTFEQAWAMHDEKHDVFTGAVLDGLALENAGKDGSVSGDRLFDHISRQLKGKRQEPIRMGWGKSITVVNYPLNENTPSATFTFNRENPYQGLQAFELGKEKYFFGRELAIRALVDRLNNARFLSVIGRSGCGKSSLVKAGLLPKLQSDYLPGSSQWEIEIFTPGTHPLGKLTGILARRHQENKPFVLFIDQFEEVFTLCNDEAERQTFMRLMADEATASDRITRVIVAIRGDFLDRCAAYPEAANLINRTQPTTYIVEPLSRQEIEETIEKPAELHGVGFEPGLVSQIAEDVENQPGALPLLQYALSELWRKFCEQDSPSGQPLLAWKDYEEIGGVKGALDNRATILYRSFIRENQAFVRRLFMTLVKLGDGNEVTRRRATWEELSGFADSPEQLQQVVRLLADQQQRLIITDENTIEVAHEALLSEWKLLRSWIEDNRENIRLKQSLEEDCREWHEWFKKSDDALLAGARLAAIEEWVNNTRTKLPYLEAEFFHKSVEKRDRELQEKIEAAKREAEALALAEAEKAKAAEALALADIEKSLIAKDKAEAEAREEAAKAREAEARTKVQKQRNWWLSVATIGLAVVAALSIGLQQQAKQREKAVLEALISRPQELFAANKQLEAWIESVKVLNQLKTNGGEHSYALNLLQPIISSIRERNRLEGHVDEVNDVSFSPDGSLIASVSQDGYLKLWSKEGKSLNTKSFNHKKAVWGVDFSPTNYIIASSDGDGIISIRDIANSSLKKELKPPEDINSSKKLALRVKFSPNGQLVASANFDNTVRVWQVSNNSLIKTFHHNAEVNSVSFNSDGQQIASASADGTIKIWSLASNNDKPLRTFKGHTDEVFSVKFSPDDKNIVSGSRDRTIRIWSLSSNQQPRVLTDHNDMVYSVSFSPNGQIIASGSKDGTVRLWSKEGNLLKTFWHGSSVFSVSFSPVDQIIASAGADRSVRLWSMDLNPPSHINNLVDYSCKLLSNYLRNNSRLNEEERNICSKN; encoded by the coding sequence ATGGCTCGATACGCCCTTGTTATTGGAATTTCCGAATATCAAAGCTCAAACTTATTACGCCTTCCCAAGACAGTAACCGATGCTGAGGCTGTAGTACAGATACTCAAGCAATACGGCGACTTCCAGATGGTTAAACGATTGCCTGAGCGTTGGAATCAACAGAATAATGACTATGAAATCGGGACAAAGGCGGTAACTGGCAACGAATTGGGGCAAGCTTTAAGAACGTTTCTACTGGAGCAGGCATATAGAAGCGATGCGCTCATCTACTTCAGCGGACACGGGATTACAGTATCAGACAATTTGGGGCGAACCAAAGGGTATTTAGCAACTTCGGATTGCGTGTTGGAGACGGATGGGAAGCGTATTGTCGGGCAACAACATGGAATTGCCTTAGATAGTCTCAACGAGCTGATTCGGGCTGCCGAACTGAGTAGTTTAGTTTTGCTTCTAGATTGCTGTCATGGGGGTTATTTTCTGGAACGCCAGCTAGTAGAACAAACGCTTACTGCTTTTAGCTCCCAAAAAGATTATTACGTCATTACCGCCTGTAGAACCTTCGAGCAAGCGTGGGCGATGCACGATGAAAAGCATGATGTCTTTACCGGAGCAGTTCTCGACGGGTTGGCGTTAGAGAATGCGGGAAAAGATGGAAGTGTCAGTGGCGATCGCTTATTCGATCACATCAGCAGACAACTCAAAGGTAAAAGGCAGGAACCGATCCGCATGGGTTGGGGTAAGTCAATTACGGTAGTGAATTATCCGCTAAATGAAAACACTCCATCCGCTACTTTTACTTTCAACCGAGAAAATCCATATCAGGGACTGCAAGCTTTTGAGCTAGGGAAAGAAAAATATTTTTTCGGGCGCGAACTAGCTATCCGCGCACTGGTAGACAGACTCAATAATGCTAGATTTCTCTCGGTTATTGGTCGATCGGGTTGTGGCAAGTCTTCTCTAGTGAAAGCGGGATTGTTGCCGAAACTCCAAAGCGATTACCTCCCCGGTAGCAGCCAGTGGGAAATCGAGATTTTTACTCCTGGCACTCATCCTCTAGGAAAACTGACAGGAATCCTAGCGCGGCGACATCAGGAAAATAAGCCGTTTGTCCTCTTTATAGACCAATTTGAAGAGGTATTTACCCTCTGCAATGACGAAGCAGAGCGACAAACTTTCATGCGGTTGATGGCGGATGAAGCAACGGCTTCCGACCGGATCACCAGGGTGATTGTCGCAATTCGGGGAGATTTCCTCGACCGATGCGCTGCCTATCCAGAAGCAGCAAATTTAATCAATCGCACTCAACCGACAACTTATATCGTTGAACCTCTATCTCGCCAAGAAATAGAAGAGACAATTGAAAAACCCGCAGAGCTTCATGGTGTCGGGTTTGAGCCTGGGTTAGTATCGCAAATTGCAGAAGATGTGGAAAATCAACCAGGAGCATTACCCCTGTTGCAATACGCGCTTTCTGAGTTGTGGCGAAAATTTTGCGAACAGGATTCCCCCTCTGGACAACCGCTTTTGGCTTGGAAAGACTATGAGGAGATTGGCGGAGTCAAAGGCGCGTTGGATAACCGAGCGACTATTCTATACCGGAGTTTTATTCGAGAGAATCAAGCTTTTGTGCGCCGCCTATTCATGACATTGGTTAAGTTAGGTGACGGCAACGAAGTAACGCGCCGCCGTGCCACTTGGGAAGAATTGAGCGGGTTCGCAGATTCCCCTGAACAACTGCAACAAGTAGTCAGACTGCTAGCAGATCAACAGCAACGCCTAATTATCACCGATGAAAATACTATAGAAGTTGCTCATGAAGCCCTTTTATCCGAGTGGAAATTACTTCGCAGTTGGATTGAAGACAACCGCGAGAATATCCGCCTCAAGCAAAGTCTAGAGGAAGACTGCCGCGAATGGCACGAATGGTTTAAAAAATCTGATGATGCGCTACTAGCAGGTGCGCGTCTGGCAGCAATTGAAGAGTGGGTGAACAATACTCGGACTAAACTCCCTTACCTAGAAGCAGAGTTTTTTCATAAGAGTGTGGAGAAGCGTGATCGCGAACTCCAAGAAAAAATAGAAGCAGCAAAACGTGAAGCCGAAGCTTTAGCCTTAGCTGAAGCAGAAAAAGCTAAGGCAGCTGAAGCTTTAGCTCTAGCTGATATAGAAAAATCTCTTATAGCAAAGGATAAAGCCGAGGCGGAAGCTAGAGAAGAAGCAGCAAAAGCTAGAGAGGCTGAAGCCAGAACTAAGGTTCAAAAGCAAAGAAATTGGTGGCTGTCTGTAGCAACAATTGGACTGGCAGTAGTTGCCGCCTTATCTATTGGACTTCAACAACAAGCAAAACAACGAGAAAAAGCTGTTTTAGAAGCTTTGATTTCAAGGCCTCAAGAGTTATTTGCTGCCAATAAACAGCTTGAAGCTTGGATAGAAAGTGTGAAAGTGCTGAATCAGTTGAAAACGAACGGAGGGGAGCACTCGTATGCACTCAATCTTTTACAACCCATAATCTCTAGCATCCGTGAGCGTAATCGCTTAGAAGGGCATGTTGATGAGGTGAACGATGTTAGCTTTAGTCCAGACGGTAGCCTGATTGCTTCTGTCAGCCAAGATGGATATTTAAAGCTCTGGAGCAAAGAAGGTAAGTCTTTAAATACAAAATCTTTCAATCATAAAAAAGCTGTTTGGGGGGTTGATTTTAGTCCTACTAATTATATAATTGCTTCTAGTGATGGAGATGGCATTATTAGTATTAGGGACATAGCTAATAGTAGCTTAAAGAAAGAATTAAAACCACCGGAAGATATAAATTCTTCTAAAAAGCTTGCTTTAAGAGTGAAGTTTAGCCCTAATGGTCAGCTGGTTGCCTCTGCGAATTTTGATAATACTGTAAGAGTTTGGCAAGTATCAAATAATTCACTAATAAAAACTTTCCATCATAATGCTGAAGTTAACAGTGTGAGTTTTAATTCTGATGGTCAGCAAATCGCTTCTGCCAGTGCAGATGGCACTATAAAAATTTGGAGTTTAGCATCTAATAATGATAAGCCTTTAAGAACATTCAAAGGGCATACAGACGAAGTTTTCAGTGTAAAGTTCAGCCCTGATGATAAAAATATTGTTTCTGGGAGTAGAGACAGAACCATAAGGATTTGGAGTTTATCGTCCAACCAACAACCAAGAGTATTGACAGACCATAATGATATGGTTTATAGCGTTAGTTTTAGTCCTAATGGTCAAATTATTGCTTCTGGTAGCAAAGACGGAACTGTAAGGCTCTGGAGCAAAGAAGGTAATTTATTAAAAACCTTTTGGCACGGTTCTTCTGTTTTTAGTGTAAGTTTTAGCCCTGTTGATCAGATAATTGCTTCTGCTGGTGCTGATAGAAGTGTGAGACTTTGGAGTATGGATTTAAATCCTCCTAGCCATATAAATAATTTAGTTGACTATAGCTGTAAATTATTATCTAATTATCTGAGAAATAACTCTAGATTAAATGAAGAAGAGCGAAATATTTGTAGTAAAAACTAA
- a CDS encoding response regulator: MLSCQHPLLRVLVVDDHELTRFSLKLAFQSQANIELVGLASNGQEAVEMVERYHPDVIILDLQMPVLDGLSASTQIKHIDPHAQIIAYSSVEDPQIEVMSQTARIDAFCKKDTATQELIALVKQLGQRAVSH, translated from the coding sequence ATGTTGTCCTGTCAGCACCCCCTTCTGCGTGTCCTGGTTGTTGATGACCATGAACTTACTCGTTTTAGCCTCAAGCTAGCATTCCAAAGTCAGGCGAACATTGAGCTAGTTGGACTCGCAAGCAACGGTCAAGAAGCCGTGGAAATGGTCGAGCGTTACCATCCTGATGTGATTATTCTCGACTTACAGATGCCCGTGTTAGACGGTCTATCCGCATCGACACAGATAAAACACATCGATCCGCACGCACAGATCATTGCTTATTCATCAGTGGAAGACCCGCAGATTGAAGTAATGAGCCAAACTGCCAGAATAGATGCTTTCTGCAAAAAAGATACCGCTACCCAAGAACTGATTGCTTTAGTCAAGCAGCTAGGGCAGCGGGCAGTTAGTCACTAG
- a CDS encoding DUF2854 domain-containing protein gives MLRQTSLGTLGLGVGFVLTIVGFYAYSTGNATLNLAGFFYGIPVLLGGLALKAAELKPVPFSKPTSKEVMALRQQQATVTQNQIRKDVTRYRYGQDAHLDSSLSSLGLSPTDEERPVLKGLEEKEVDGAYTLVLEFESPLIPFEVWQQKREKIKGFFGPGIQVELSQPAENCVDVALIATPQV, from the coding sequence ATGTTACGTCAAACTTCTTTGGGAACGTTAGGTTTAGGTGTGGGTTTTGTTTTGACAATTGTGGGATTTTATGCCTACTCCACGGGCAACGCCACATTGAATCTAGCGGGATTCTTCTATGGTATTCCGGTGCTGCTGGGAGGTCTTGCGCTCAAAGCCGCAGAACTTAAGCCTGTACCATTCAGTAAACCCACCTCGAAAGAGGTAATGGCACTACGCCAGCAGCAAGCAACTGTTACTCAAAACCAGATTCGCAAAGATGTCACTCGCTATCGCTACGGTCAAGATGCTCATTTGGATAGCTCTTTGAGTAGCTTGGGGTTGAGTCCGACAGACGAGGAAAGACCAGTGCTGAAGGGATTAGAGGAAAAGGAGGTTGATGGCGCTTATACTTTAGTGCTGGAATTTGAGTCGCCGCTGATTCCTTTTGAGGTTTGGCAACAGAAGCGGGAGAAGATAAAGGGCTTTTTTGGCCCTGGTATCCAGGTTGAGTTGAGTCAACCTGCCGAGAACTGCGTTGATGTGGCGCTTATTGCTACGCCGCAGGTGTAA
- a CDS encoding chlororespiratory reduction protein 7, which yields MPDSIMYQEDAFVVLEPNQPEQFLSAAELLEKLKAILVTRQDNLPRDLQKFPLVQAQAQYLMDTSCELDMEPGQFLQWYVVRLEK from the coding sequence ATGCCTGACTCCATAATGTATCAAGAAGATGCCTTCGTCGTTCTAGAACCCAACCAACCAGAACAATTTCTCAGCGCCGCCGAACTATTAGAAAAACTCAAGGCAATTTTGGTAACTCGTCAGGATAACCTGCCGCGAGACTTGCAAAAATTTCCCTTAGTACAGGCTCAAGCTCAGTACCTAATGGACACATCTTGCGAATTAGATATGGAGCCAGGACAATTTTTACAGTGGTATGTAGTCCGCCTGGAAAAGTAA
- a CDS encoding Hsp20/alpha crystallin family protein, which translates to MALIRWQPFSEIETLRRQMDQMFDEIAGSDRQSGKTWQPAIELQDTEDNLILRAEIPGVEGKDLDVRVTREAIAIQGEHRFEKKTEEKGFFRSEFRYGSFQRVIPLPVPIQNDQVKADFNNGILTLTLPKVAEAKRTVVKLNLGNNTTTTPELTSQPEAEGAAATN; encoded by the coding sequence ATGGCTCTGATTCGTTGGCAACCATTTTCAGAAATTGAAACCCTGCGTCGTCAAATGGATCAAATGTTTGATGAAATTGCCGGAAGCGATCGCCAGTCTGGTAAAACCTGGCAACCTGCGATTGAACTGCAAGACACCGAAGACAATCTGATTTTGCGGGCAGAAATTCCAGGCGTAGAAGGCAAGGATCTGGATGTGCGCGTCACCCGCGAAGCGATCGCTATTCAAGGCGAACATCGCTTTGAGAAAAAGACCGAAGAAAAAGGCTTCTTCCGCTCCGAATTCCGCTATGGTAGTTTCCAGCGCGTGATTCCTCTGCCAGTGCCAATTCAGAACGATCAAGTCAAAGCCGACTTCAACAATGGCATCTTGACACTGACACTGCCCAAGGTAGCGGAAGCAAAGCGTACAGTCGTTAAACTCAACCTGGGTAATAACACCACCACAACTCCAGAATTAACCAGCCAGCCAGAGGCTGAAGGTGCGGCGGCGACCAACTAA
- the psaC gene encoding photosystem I iron-sulfur center protein PsaC gives MSHSVKIYDTCIGCTQCVRACPTDVLEMVPWDGCKAQQIASSPRTEDCVGCKRCETACPTDFLSIRVYLSNAETTRSMGLAY, from the coding sequence ATGTCTCATAGCGTCAAAATCTACGACACCTGCATTGGATGCACCCAGTGCGTCCGCGCTTGCCCAACGGATGTCCTAGAAATGGTTCCCTGGGATGGCTGCAAAGCTCAACAGATTGCTTCCTCCCCTCGGACAGAAGACTGTGTAGGTTGCAAGCGGTGCGAAACTGCCTGTCCTACAGACTTTCTGAGCATCCGAGTTTACCTGAGTAATGCTGAAACCACCCGCAGCATGGGCTTGGCCTACTAA